One window of Watersipora subatra chromosome 3, tzWatSuba1.1, whole genome shotgun sequence genomic DNA carries:
- the LOC137389583 gene encoding transcription factor ETV7-like produces MMQWTEGAANRQGYNSSSPEVSSSVTGNATMGTGGNVKRETGEVGRTSSGSTDHLQFCLNMLPQSCSFCGIHPLQWGREEVQQWLKWCINEFSFTDVQAEKFAMNGKALILLKKEDFIERAPSAGDVLFNIFHKLLEAQSKNNTAIPSLSAAGVAEQAIMLNLMLTANNPFFPHSLFPGFPAVPFPGTLPRANLPMTPPSTGSPGQSHDVSVTPAVSENTSKHVSRSHSQSPRESKYTHHTSDTMFSSHLLAGESETKSLPPGSSMPSLPVPESVIRTNHSFPIRKTDTMEMLPSSPRAKNDCRLLWEFISKLLKDASYTEYIKWENASDYTFRIVNPAQLSKLWGIQKNRNNMTYEKLSRALRYYYRMDIIEKVPGRRLTYRFMRPPHEIKRGQRGAKPGVPRKSRSTDEETEELDEVEAMEAVEGEMMDDDNRIPSVDYIPPISPPHAYFPKREMSSDNMHPIDLVRHQRHSNVLNPPDLTDTPYALTKAEPLMSQLSATATKPSLSPMIKSEVSDWVTAQHKTESSPHIHT; encoded by the exons ATGATGCAGTGGACTGAGGGTGCTGCAAACAGACAGGGATATAACAGTTCATCTCCTGAAGTATCATCAAGTGTTACTGGAAATGCAACTATGGGGACTGGTGGAAATGTGAAGAGGGAAACTGGTGAAGTTGGACGCACTAGCTCAGGCTCCACGGATCATTTACAGTTTTGTCTTAACATGCTGCCGCAAAGTTGCTCAT TTTGTGGCATCCATCCGTTGCAATGGGGAAGAGAGGAGGTGCAACAATGGCTGAAGTGGTGTATTAATGAGTTCTCTTTTACGGATGTTCAAGCTGAGAAATTTGCAATGAATG GCAAAGCTTTAATACTACTGAAAAAGGAAGATTTCATAGAGAGAGCGCCGTCTGCTGGAGACGTATTGTTCAATATCTTTCACAAGCTTTTAGAAGCGCAAAGTAAAAACAACACAG CCATTCCATCACTGTCTGCAGCGGGTGTGGCTGAGCAAGCCATTATGTTGAATCTGATGTTGACAGCAAATAACCCATTTTTTCCACACAGCCTTTTTCCTGGTTTTCCTGCAGTCCCTTTTCCAG GTACCTTGCCCAGAGCGAATCTCCCTATGACCCCACCATCAACTGGTTCACCCGGACAGTCCCATGATGTGTCGGTCACCCCTGCTGTCTCGGAAAATACTTCCAAACATGTCAGCAGGAGTCATTCGCAGTCTCCCCGAGAGAGTAAATATACCCATCATACCTCTG ACACAATGTTCTCCTCACATCTGCTGGCTGGAGAGAGTGAAACAAAGAGTTTACCTCCAGGTTCCAGCATGCCTTCTCTTCCTGTACCAGAGTCAGTGATCAGAACCAACCACAGTTTTCCAATTAGAAAAACAGACACTATGGAGATGCTACCCTCATCACCGAGAGCAAAGAATG attGTCGGCTTTTATGGGAATTTATTAGCAAGCTGTTAAAAGATGCGAGTTACACAGAATACATTAAATGGGAGAATGCTTCCGACTACACATTCAGAATTG TGAACCCAGCGCAGCTTTCTAAGTTATGGGGAATACAGAAGAATCGAAACAACATGACATATGAGAAGCTGAGTCGGGCGCTGCGATATTATTACAGAATGGATATAATAGAGAAGGTACCAGGAAGGCGGCTGACTTACAG GTTCATGAGACCACCCCATGAGATAAAACGAGGCCAGCGAGGTGCAAAACCTGGAGTACCGAGAAAGTCTCGATCGACCGATGAAGAAACTGAAGAGCTTGATGAAGTTGAGGCGATGGAAGCGGTAGAAGGTGAAATGATGGACGACGATAACCGAATCCCATCGGTTGACTATATACCACCTATCAGTCCCCCACACGCTTACTTTCCGAAGCGAGAAATGTCCAGTGACAATATGCATCCGATAGACCTGGTTCGGCACCAAAGACATTCCAATGTATTAAATCCTCCTGATCTCACTGACACTCCGTATGCGCTTACCAAGGCAGAACCCTTGATGTCGCAACTCAGCGCGACCGCCACAAAACCATCGCTCAGTCCAATGATCAAGTCAGAGGTGTCAGATTGGGTGACGGCTCAACATAAGACGGAGAGTTCACCTCACATTCACACATAA